Proteins found in one Pocillopora verrucosa isolate sample1 chromosome 12, ASM3666991v2, whole genome shotgun sequence genomic segment:
- the LOC131782514 gene encoding receptor-type tyrosine-protein phosphatase mu-like: PEPNGGPANVFSTYVNKTTLNISWAPLSREQSNGGIILYNVKEELLSRGKRQKRSPLSSKTFNTTKTFILLSGLLLCSQYQVSVRAYTKVGPGPYGPPLKLPRTTDPGTPWGLSTSNVGTTRVSLEWKEPELTTREGISYRVKYLGKKLYNESFREEGVQDVGSSTSYTMKGLVPGSTYEFQVFVSSICGFGEPRRFPNRIETKMTAPMAPFVPQWTNMEISELSVEINLWPVEQRNGPVSAYQVIVLKVSDCVQDLNTNNTNFYPFYVAAELKNNPVHEKSWKFTVGDGKSYGAFVNNELARGENYIVYQRALIDYNGQFLEGDISKIAMISIKPAESRVLFAAVIALSVIVFFSLIVNGILIWRLRRAEPNNRTTIVNSGIPVPSGVHQASEPGVYMELQPRPSDGQSREPPEYQSLDDRRVTQVVYENVE, from the exons ccagagCCTAATGGTGGTCCAGCTAATGTGTTTTCTACTTATGTGAACAAGACAACCTTAAACATTTCATGGGCTCCTCTATCAAGAGAACAGAGTAATGGCGGCATCATTCTGTATAACGTCAAAGAAGAATTGTTGTCTCGGGGAAAACGACAGAAAAGATCACCTCTGAGTAGCAAAACATTTAATACAACAAAGACTTTCATTTTATTGAGTGGATTATTACTTTGTTCGCAATACCAAGTGTCTGTTCGAGCTTATACCAAAGTAGGTCCTGGCCCATATGGTCCACCTTTAAAACTGCCGAGAACGACAG ACCCAGGAACACCTTGGGGTCTGAGTACTTCAAATGTTGGAACAACGCGAGTGAGCCTGGAATGGAAAGAACCTGAGCTAACTACGAGAGAAGGCATTAGTTATAGG GTAAAGTATCTCGGAAAAAAGCTTTACAATGAAAGCTTTAGAGAGGAAGGTGTCCAAGACGTTGGCAGTTCCACCTCTTACACCATGAAAGGTTTAGTTCCAGGCTCTACCTACGAGTTTCAGGTTTTCGTGAGCTCAATATGTGGATTCGGAGAACCCAGAAGGTTTCCTAATAGGATCGAAACAAAGATGACAG CTCCAATGGCCCCATTTGTACCTCAGTGGACTAATATGGAGATCTCGGAGTTATCGGTCGAAATTAACCTCTGGCCTGTAGAGCAAAGAAATGGTCCAGTAAG TGCCTATCAGGTAATTGTTCTTAAAGTCTCTGATTGTGTTCAAGACTTGAATACAAACAACACGAACTTTTATCCATTTTATGTTGCTGCGGAGTTGAAAAATAACCCTGTCCATGAGAAGTCTTGGAAGTTTACTGTTGGTGATGGGAAATCGTATGGAGCCTTTGTTAACAACGAACTGGCAAGAGGAGAAAACTACATTGTATACCAAAGAGCCTTAATCGATTACAACGGt CAATTTTTAGAAGGAGATATCAGCAAAATCGCCATGATTTCTATTAAACCAG ctGAAAGCCGAGTACTTTTCGCTGCTGTCATCGCTCTTTCTGTCATTGTGTTTTTCTCTCTTATTGTGAATGGTATCCTGATATGGCGGTTAAGACGAGCCGAGCCTAACAATAGAACAACCATAGTAAATAGTGGTATCCCTGTCCCATCTGGTGTTCATCAAGCGTCAGAACCTGGTGTTTATATGGAGCTGCAACCCAGGCCTTCTGACGGGCAGTCACGTGAACCACCTGAATACCAGTCACTGGACGACAGACGAGTGACCCAAGTAGTTTATGAAAATGTGGAGTGA